From the genome of Candidatus Polarisedimenticolaceae bacterium:
AGGATCTCGGTGACGGTGCCCGCACCCACCGTGCGGCCACCCTCGCGGATCGCGAAACGAAGCCCCTTGTCCATCGCGATCGGCGTGTGCAGCGTCACTTCCAGCGTCACGTTGTCC
Proteins encoded in this window:
- the tuf gene encoding elongation factor Tu (EF-Tu; promotes GTP-dependent binding of aminoacyl-tRNA to the A-site of ribosomes during protein biosynthesis; when the tRNA anticodon matches the mRNA codon, GTP hydrolysis results; the inactive EF-Tu-GDP leaves the ribosome and release of GDP is promoted by elongation factor Ts; many prokaryotes have two copies of the gene encoding EF-Tu) — its product is DNVTLEVTLHTPIAMDKGLRFAIREGGRTVGAGTVTEILE